TGAGATAGTCTATCCAGTTACCGTCAACTCTGGATCATTGAAGATAAACAATCTGGGTCTCGAGATTAACGAAGGTTCTGTGACGAATGTTGTTCTTGACTTTGACTTGTCAAAGTCGTTGAAAATCAACGGCCGGTGGGAGGACATAGTCAGTGAGGCCGAGATCTCAGGAGAGAAGAAGAGCCATGAAGACAAGGTCCACATGACGCCCGTAATCCATGTGCGTCACGGAAGCCTCTTCGATGTAACGGGAATTGTCTCTTCGGATCAGTTGCCTCTCCTCGCAGCGCTGTTTCCCGAAGGAGATGGCGAGGCTCTCACGACGTTTACCCATATCGACAATCCGATTTGGGAGGAAGGTGAATTCAGATTCTGCAAGGTCGGTCCCGGGGAATACAGGCTGGAGTTTTTCGACAATTACATGGATGAAGGATTCTCGGTCGATGAAAGCGAATCCAGATATCAGTCCCTTTCAGTTACCGTTGTAGACAAAGACGTCGATCTTGGTACAATTGTCTTGGTTGAGAAATAGGTGCATCAAACAGTTAGGTCTCGGTCTGTCCTCAAGGAGTTTGGGTTGATTAACCGGGAAG
This window of the Mesotoga infera genome carries:
- a CDS encoding DUF4382 domain-containing protein; the encoded protein is MKKLLFLIVLVSAFFFTGCVDLTLPEADRGTVRVVLTDAVIPIEEIDSLTVRIESIKLYGSEEVPPDEYEPIVIVDEPFEVDILTLVGATFELPDTTGVVGIYNQLRIEVSAATMTANEIVYPVTVNSGSLKINNLGLEINEGSVTNVVLDFDLSKSLKINGRWEDIVSEAEISGEKKSHEDKVHMTPVIHVRHGSLFDVTGIVSSDQLPLLAALFPEGDGEALTTFTHIDNPIWEEGEFRFCKVGPGEYRLEFFDNYMDEGFSVDESESRYQSLSVTVVDKDVDLGTIVLVEK